In a single window of the Rhizoctonia solani chromosome 16, complete sequence genome:
- a CDS encoding ATP synthase alpha/beta family, with product MAGALQNAKRDLPKIRDEDRESRYGQVFGVSGPVVIAENMAGSAMYELVRVGHDELVGEVIRIDADKTTIQVYEETSGVTVGDPVLRTGKPLSVELGPGLMENIVDGIQRPLRAIQESSKSIYIPRGINTDALDRSIKWDFTPGQFKASLSQGTAVYENSLVDNHKIMLPPRALGTITSIAEKGSYTVEDTVLEVEFDGKKTQHTMMQLWPVRAPRPTAAKLTADYPLFTGQRVLDSLFPCVQGGTTAIPGAFGAGKTVISQALSKFSNSNIIVYVGCGERGNEMAEVLMEFPELNLDIGDRQEPIMKRTTLVANTSNMPVAAREASIYTGITLAEYWRDQGSNVAMMADSTSRWAEALREISGRLAEMPADSGYPAYLSTKLASFYERAGKVTCLGNPQREGTVSIVGAVSPPGGDFSDPVTAATLSIVQVFWGLDKKLAQRKHFPSVNWNLSYSKYIQILEGHYQSTDPGFIGSRNKTKEILQKEDDLAEIVQLVGKSALGEADKVTLEVARMLKDDFLQQNGMSEYDRYCPFYKTSLMLKNFVAFHDSAVAAVTKGELTFNKVKEATSDIMFKLSQMKFESPSQGQESITKKLEALNTEIIEKFRAIGD from the exons ATG GCTGGAGCACTACAAAACGCGAAACGTGATCTCCCCAAGATCCGCGACGAGGATCGTGAGTCGCGCTATGGTCAAGTATTTGGTGTGTCGGGACCTGTCGTCATTGCGGAGAACATGGCGGGTTCTGCTATGTACGAGCTTGTACGCGTAGGGCACGACGAACTTGTCGGAG AGGTCATTCGAATTGATGCCGACAAGACGACAATTCAGGTTTATGAGGAGACATCGGGTGTAACAGTCGGTGACCCAGTGTTGCGCACAGGAAAGCCACTTAGTGTCGAACTCGGCCCTG GTCTGATGGAGAATATTGTTGACGGTATCCAGCGTCCCCTTCGAGCGATTCAGGAATCCTCCAAGTCTATCTATATTCCGCGTGGTATCAATACCGATGCTTTAGATCGCTCCATTAAGTGGGACTTTACTCCTGGACAGTTTAAGGCGAGCCTATCTCAAGGAACAGC TGTCTATGAGAACTCGCTAGTCGATAACCATAAGATCATGCTGCCCCCTCGCGCTCTTGGCACCATTACCAGCATAGCAGAAAAGGGCAGCTACACGGTTGAG GACACCGTACTAGAGGTCGAGTTCGATGGGAAAAAGACCCAGCACACCATGATGCAGTTGTGGCCCGTTCGCGCTCCTCGCCCAACTGCCGCGAAGCTTACTGCAGATTACCCACTTTTCACTGGCCAGCGCGTTCTCGATTCTCTATTCCCTTGTGTCCAGGGTGGTACTACTGCTATTCCAGGAGCGTTTGGTGCAGGAAAGACTGTTATTTCACAGGCGCTTTCCAAGTTCTCTAACTCGAATATCATTGTTTATGTTGGATGTGGCGAGCGTG GTAATGAGATGGCTGAG GTATTGATGGAGTTCCCGGAGCTCAACTTGGATATCGGCGATCGCCAAGAGCCCATCATGAAGCGCACTACTCTTGTCGCCAATACATCCAACATGCCTGTCGCTGCTCGTGAAGCCTCTATCTATACCGGCATCACTCTGGCTGAATACTGGCGCGATCAAGGCTCTAACGTTGCTATGATGGCTGACTCTACATCGCGTTGGGCCGAGGCCCTGCGTGAGATTTCGGGCCGTCTCGCTGAAATGCCTGCTGATTCGGGTTACCCTGCGTACCTGAGTACCAAGCTTGCCAGCTTCTACGAACGTGCCGGCAAGGTTACTTGCTTGGGTAATCCTCAGCGTGAAGGTACTGTGTCCATCGTTGGCGC CGTCTCGCCTCCTGGTGGTGATTTCTCAGATCCCGTCACTGCTGCTACTCTGAGTATCGTACAGGTCTTCTGGGGTTTGGACAAGAAACTCGCTCAACGAAAGCACTTCCCGTCCGTCAACTGGAACCTCTCATACTCCAAATATATCCAAATTCTCGAGGGCCACTACCAATCCACCGACCCCGGATTCATCGGAAGCCGAAACAAGACCAAGGAAATTTTGCAGAAGGAAGACGACCTGGCAGAAATCGTACAACTCGTCGGAAAGAGTGCTCTTGGCGAAGCCGACAAAGTCACCCTCGAAGTTGCTCGTATGCTCAAGGACGACTTCTTGCAGCAGAATGGTATGAGCGAGTACGATCGTTACTGCCCCTTCTACAAGACTAGCTTGATGCTCAAGAACTTTGTCGCTTTCCACGACTCGGCTGTTGCTGCCGTGACCAAGGGAGAGTTGACCTTCaacaaagtcaaggaagcTACCAGCGATATTATGTTCAAGCTATCCCAGATGAAGTTCGAA AGTCCTTCTCAAGGCCAGGAATCCATTACCAAGAAGCTTGAAGCTTTGAATACCGAAATTATTGAGAAGTTCAGAGCGATTGGAGATTAG
- a CDS encoding AAA family ATPase — protein MPPKADWEKYEKRADDKEEEKIVALDDSDIQILKTYGQGPYSAQIKKLEQDIKETQKRIAERMGVKESDTGLAPPNLWDIPADKQRMSEEHPLQVARCTKIIRVDPVKAAAAAAVNPAGALQGQKGADEQDQYVINIKQIAKFVVGLGERVAPTDVEEGMRVGVDRNKYQIQIPLPPKIDPSVTMMQLREVVETPLLSPERFVRLGIDPPKGVLLYGPPGTGKTLCARAVANRTDATFIRVIGSELVQKYVGEGARMVRELFEMARGKKACIIFFDEVDAIGGARFDDGAGGDNEVQRTMLELINQLDGFDPRGNIKVLMATNRPDTLDPALLRPGRLDRRVEFNLPDNEGRAHILRIHARSMSVERDIRFDLIARLCPNTTGAELRSVATEAGMFAIRARRKVATERDFLDAVEKVVRQGTKFSSTPLYQVYN, from the exons ATGCCACCAAAAGC CGACTGGGAGAAGT ATGAAAAGAGAGCCGAtgacaaggaagaggaaaaGATTGTCG CTCTCGATGATAGTGACATCCAGATCCTCAAGACCTAC GGCCAAGGTCCATACTCTGCCCAAATAAAGAAACTCGAGCAAGATATAAAGGAAACTCAAAAGCGCATTGCTGAGCGCATGG GCGTCAAGGAGTCTGACACTGGTCTAGCCCCACCCAACCTATGGGACATTCCAGCTGATAAGCAACGCATGTCCGAGGAGCATCCACTTCAAGTAGCTCGGTGCACCAAGATTATCCGTGTCGACCCGGTAAAGGCCGCTGCGGCTGCTGCCGTAAACCCTGCAGGCGCGCTTCAGGGCCAGAAAGGAGCAGACGAGCAGGATCAGTATGTTATCAATATCAAGCAGATCGCCAAGTTTGTCGTTGGCCTTGGAGAGCGGGTCGCTCCCACCGATGTCGAAGAGGGAATGCGTGTTGG TGTGGATCGTAACAAATACCAGATCCAAATTCCTCTCCCACCAAAAATCGATCCTTCGGTCACCATGATGCAG CTCCGCGAGGTTGTCGAAACACCACTCCTCTCTCCTGAGCGTTTCGTTAGGCTTGGGATCGACCCTCCGAAGGGTGTCTTATTATACGGCCCGCCTGGTACTGGCAAAACACTCTGCGCACGAGCAGTGGCAAACCGCACCGATGCAACGTTTATCCGAGTTATTGGGAGCGAGCTAGTGCAAAAATACGTGGGTGAAGGTGCGCGAATGGTCCGAGAGCTCTTCGAGATGGCGCGTGGTAAGAAGGCGTGTATCATTTTCTTTGATGAGGTGGATGCGATTGGTGGTGCGCGATTTGACGACGGAGCTGGTGGTGACAACGAGGTCCAACGGACAATGTTGGAACTTATCAACCAGCTGGACGGATTCGACCCGAGAGGAAACATCAAAGTACTCATGGCGACTAACAG ACCTGATACTTTGGATCCCGCGCTTCTTCGTCCTGGTCGACTAGATAGGCGTGTCGAATTCAACCTTCCGGACAACGAGGGTCGCGCGCACATTCTCCGCATACACGCCAGGAG TATGTCTGTCGAACGTGACATTCGCTTCGATCTGATTGCCCGTCTATGCCCGAACACCACCGGGGCAGAACTACGCTCTGTTGCGACCGAGGCAGGGATGTTTGCTATTCGTGCCCGGCGCAAAGTCGCCACTGAGCGAGACTTCCTGGATGCGGTTGAGAAGGTGGTTAGGCAAGGGACCAAATTCAGTAGCAC GCCTCTATACCAAGTATACAACTGA
- a CDS encoding phosphatidylethanolamine-binding protein (PEBP) family, translating into MRHTLFLALLFSSGLVTAVPTHKCKTKLKGPSRPTLDQVKESFYEAHIVPDLLPEFDPTSLLYLTYKSDSFKDKDSGIVLPGKRFAKDATSSPPEISFEGPGWPGPYVFFLLDPDAPSHSDPKWSQVRHMFAGNLTIDSDSERVPGSVVLGNSTEPVNYYMPPAPPGSGFHRYVGLLYAQPPDFDYSFLNTSDRFGFNITQFSKKSGLGTPLAGTFLTVKVKEDDDAYWLPMHMIKDIWSYWRQIAFKIL; encoded by the exons ATGCGCCATACATTGTTCCTTGCCCTCCTCTTCTCGAGCGGTCTAGTCACCGCAGTACCCACACACAAATGCAAAACTAAACTCAAAGGACCTTCTCGCCCTACGCTGGACCAAGTGAAAGAATCCTTCTACGAAGCGCACATCGTCCCGGACCTCCTCCCGGAATTCGACCCTACCTCGTTGCTGTACTTGACATACAAGAGCGACTCGTTCAAGGATAAAGATTCAGGAATCGTTTTGCCCGGAAAGAGATTCGCCAAAGACG CTACATCTTCCCCACCCGAAATCTCGTTCGAAGGCCCTGGCTGGCCAGGCCCAtatgtattcttcctcctcgaccCAGACGCGCCATCCCACTCGGATCCTAAATGGTCTCAAGTCCGACACATGTTTGCCGGCAACTTGACCATTGATAGTGATTCGGAGCGTGTGCCCGGCAGTGTGGTGCTCGGAAATTCGACAGAGCCAGTGAACTATTATATGCCTCCA GCCCCCCCTGGTTCTGGATTTCACCGCTACGTCGGATTGTTGTACGCCCAGCCACCCGATTTCGACTATTCGTTCCTTAATACGAGCGATCGATTTGGGTTTAACATCACCCAATTCTCAAAGAAATCTGGTTTGGGTACTCCCCTTGCTGGGACTTTCTTGACTgtcaaggtcaaggaagACGACGACGCATACTGGTTGCCAATGCATATGATCAAGGATATCTGGTCGTACTGGCGACAGATTGCTTTCAAAATTCTTTAA
- a CDS encoding tyrosinase has product MKFSAAFSLSILAGFVAAAKPAQTCPSLEVRREWRTFSKAERKGWIDAVNCLNKKPRTGKLRLPVDTESYSEPQFHIAPLNESSTYYDDLVYIHMNLNPIIHWTGLFLPWHRAYLHEWTNILRRECNYKGVVPYWAWEKDSDDFLGSSIWDNDTESGLGGFSDDASDDYTVHTGALDIQVAYPVPHKLRRHYTPFPFGPDRPATSTFTPAEVEKLLSQPTGNFTLFHGYLEQIVGMHSAIHVMMGGDMGTVCPAGTGGTRNCPVEITATFSANEPMFHLHHGNVDRLWWLWQEKAAANKYAFHGGSIQNTTSLNEFPNGQPPWLEKTAVLPGGGLWPDYTIEQTFDTRSWPWCYVYE; this is encoded by the exons ATGAAGTTCAGTGCTGCTTTCAGTCTTTCTATCTTAGCCGGGTTTGTCGCCGCTGCAAAGCCAGCTCAGACGTGTCCTTCGCTTGAGGTACGCAGGGAATGGCGCACTTTCAGCAAGGCAGAACGCAAAGGATGGATCGACGCCGTCAAC TGCTTGAACAAAAAGCCTCGCACCGGCAAGCTTCGTCTTCCGGTTGATACCGAAAGCTATTCGGAGCCCCAGTTTCAC ATCGCACCTCTCAACGAGAGCTCTACCTATTATGATGACCTAGTTTACAT ACACATGAACCTCAATC CCATTATCCATTGGACCGGACTATTTTTACCATGGCACCG TGCTTACCTACATGAATGGACCAACATCCTCCGGAGGGAGTGTAACTATAAAGGAGTAGTGCCTT ATTGGG CATGGGAGAAAG ACTCAGATGACTTCTTGGGAAGCTCAATCTGGGACAATGACACTGAGTCAGGACTTGGAGGGTTTAGTGACGATGCCAGCGA CGATTATACCGTTCATACCGGGGCACTCGATATCCAAGTTGCATACCCTGT TCCTCACAAGCTCCGCCGCCACTACACTCCCTTCCCTTTCGGTCCAGACCGTCCGGCGACTTCAACTTTCACTCCCGCTGAAGTAGAGAAGCTCCTCAGTCAGCCAACAGGTAACTTTACTCTGTTCCATGGCTACCTCGAGCAGATTGTTGGAATGCACAGCGCTATTCATGTCATGATGGGAGG AGACATGGGGACCGTCTGTCCTGCAGGTACTGGTGGAACTCGCAACTGTCCCGTGGAGATAACTGCGACCTTTTCAGCTAACGAG CCCATGTTCCATCTGCACCATGGA AATGTCGATCGCCTCTGGTGGCTCTGGCAAGAGAAAGCCGCCGCAAACAAGTATGCTTTCCATGGCGGGTCCATTCAG AACACAACTTCCTTGAACGAATTCCCCAATGGCCAGCCCCCGTGGTTGGAGAAGACTGCGGTTCTTCCTGGAGGCG GTTTGTGGCCCGATTATACCATTGAGCAAACCTTTGATACTCGCAGCTGGCCTTGGTGCTATGTCTACGAGTGA
- a CDS encoding pre-mRNA-processing protein 45, which yields MAALASLLPQPVHAPIEDEEEVQAPVTTTLALAVVIPPYGQRKGWRPSKQADFGDGGAYPECHIAQYPLDLGKKKANPGNTLALQVDSEGNVRYDAIAHQGHRDGRRVQSQFKDLVPIAHRNDLTDEDRLMERPSEDEIKAAQPKNVPDSTGKSTFVRYTPSQQNGNGMNQRIIKITESPPPVLRSPPRKATAAEQKEWMIPPCISNWKNNKGFTIPLDKRLAADGRGLQDVHINDNFAKFSESLFIADRHAREEVRQRSLMQQKIVEKEKAAKEEQLREMAQRARAERGGLVAPSAGGSGSATAAKANMSGALAGYGSGSDESGSGSEDEDEGEDEEAARVRDEMRREKRQEREREMRMNNMGTEQRAKQLARQVPSIYPYDCVALGLAKPTLSKESMLDSRLFNQQSLSNSFADDDSYNLYDKPLFHGSSAAAAIYKSRGNIDAGDDSAFGGAREQEVREGPVMFEKDTAGADVFGVDQFLDAAKRGEKRGLDTNVGGSRKKQQLERAEEE from the exons ATGGCCGCTCTAGCTTC ACTTTTGCCACAGCCTGTACATGCGCCTAttgaagacgaagaggaggTACAGGCTCCCGTGACAACTACGCTCGCACTGGCTGTTGTTATCCCTCCATATGGCCAGCGAAAGGGATGGAGACCTTCAAAGCAGGCAGACTTTGGCGATGGTGGCGCTTATCCCGAGTGCCATATTGCACAGTACCCACTCGACTTGGGTAAAAAGAAG GCCAACCCAGGCAATACGCTTGCATTGCAGGTCGACTCAGAGGGCAACGTTCGGTATGACGCAATTGCTCACCAAGGACATCGTGACGGCCGACGGGTGCAATCTCAGTTCAAGGACCTTGTGCCTATTGCCCATCGCAACGACTTGACTGACGAGGACCGCTTGATGGAGCGGCCATCAGAGGATGAA ATCAAGGCCGCCCAACCAAAGAATGTCCCTGACTCGACTGGAAAATCCACTTTTGTGCGGTACACTCCTTCCCAGCAGAATGGCAATGGCATGAACCAACGCATCATCAAAATCACAGAG TCCCCTCCTCCTGTCTTGCGTAGTCCGCCGCGCAAGGCCACCGCTGCGGAGCAAAAGGAGTGGATGATTCCTCCCTGTATCTCCAATTGGAAGAACAACAAGGGTTTCACCATCCCTCTGGACAAGCGTCTTGCCGCCGACGGTCGTGGTCTACAAGAT GTTCATATCAATGACAACTTCGCCAAATTCTCAGAGTCCTTGTTCATCGCTGATCGTCACGCCCGAGAGGAAGTTCGCCAACGCTCTCTGATGCAGCAAAAGATTGTcgaaaaagaaaaggctgccaaggaggagcaacTTCGCGAGATGGCCCAACGTGCACGTGCCGAGCGTGGTGGTCTCGTCGCTCCTTCTGCTGGCGGTAGTGGGTCTGCAACAGCGGCCAAGGCCAATATGTCAGGCGCATTGGCCGGCTATGGCTCGGGCAGCGACGAGAGTGGCTCTGGCTCCGAGGATGAGGACGAGGGTGAAGATGAAGAGGCCGCTCGTGTACGTGATGAGATGCGTCGTGAGAAGAGGCAAGAGCGTGAACGTGAAATGCGCATGAACAATATGGGCACTGAACAACGAGCCAAACAACTTGCCCGGCAAGTACCATCTATATATCCATATGACTGC GTCGCACTTGGTCTGGCCAAGCCAACATTGAGCAAAGAATCCATGCTGGACTCTCGGTTGTTCAACCAACAATCCCTGTCCAACTCGTTTGCCGACGACGATTCGTACAATCTCTACGATAAACCTCTCTTCCACGGTTCTTCCGCAGCTGCCGCAATCTACAAGTCCCGGGGCAACATCGATGCAGGAGACGATTCGGCGTTTGGG GGTGCACGCGAACAAGAGGTCAGAGAGGGCCCGGTCATGTTCGAAAAAGATACAGCTGGCGCGGATGTGTTTGGTGTGGACCAGTTCTTGGATGCTGCAAAGCGCGGTGAGAAACGTGGGCTAGATACGAATGT CGGAGGGTCTCGAAAGAAGCAGCAGCTAGAGCGAGCAGAAGAAGAGTGA